Sequence from the Actinocatenispora sera genome:
GCCGGTGATCACTCCGTACAAGGGCAAGGGTAAACCCGAGTCTCAGAAAGCTGCCAACCGGGCGCACGCGAGGCTGCGTGGCCCCGGCGAACGCGCCAACGCCCAGCTCAAAACCTGGCGCATCCTGCGCAAGCTACGCTCCAGCCCCCACCGCGCCGGCCGACTCGCCAAAGCCATCCACGTCCTTCAAGACCACGAACTCGCAGCAGGATGAAAAAGGCTCATTGTTGCTGCCACGCCCCGCCCACAACCGAGTCAGGAGGATTCCTAATCTGCCAAATTTCACCTCGCATGAAACGAACCATTCCGCACCAAAATCTTACCTTAGGAGATGTCATGACCGTCGAGTTGAACCACACCATCGTGCCTGTCCATGACAAGGAGGAAGGCGCCGCGTTTCTCACCGCTATCCTCGGCCTGGAACCGCCACAACACGTCGGCCCGTTCGTCTGTGTGCGGACCTCGAACGGGGTGTGCCTTGATTACGACGACCGCTGGGAAGTTGTCAGCCACCATTACTGCTTCCTGGTATCCGACGATGCCTTCGACGCCGCCTTCGCCCGCATCGTGGCGGCCGATCTGGCATATAACGGCGCACCTAACGGCAGCCTCCCCGGCGAGATCTATCACTCGAAGACCGGAGGCCGTGGCGTCTACTTCTCAGACCCCGACGGACATCTGATGGAGCTCCTCACGGTCGACGTGTTCGGTCGCACAGCCGCAACGACGCGTGACACGTCGCAATGAGCACTGCGGTCGGCCGCGGGCGGTACGAATGAGACGCACAGAAGCATCAGTGTCTGGTGCGCTCCGCTGGCGACCAGCCCCGAGTCTTCGTAAGACCCTGCTGCTGGTTCATATCGCGGCGGCCGGTGCCTGGCTGGGCTTCGACCTCATGCTGGGAGTGCTCACCATCGCGATGCTCACCGCCGACCCGGCTTCAGCCGCCGCGGCGGCGGTGAGCATCAGAGCACTCGTTCCGTGGCCGCTGCTGATCGTCGGGCTGCTCACGCTCACCACGGGCATCCTGCTCGGTATCAGCTCGAAGTACGGACTCGTGCGCTACCGATGGGTGCTCATGAAGCTCGTGCTCAACGTCGTGCTCACCACGCTCGTACCACTCCTGCTTCTACCCGAGGCCACGACCATTCACGATAACGGTCGGGCCGCGCTCGAATCCGGTGCGGGGCCGCTCGCGCCCTGGTCGGCTCTGTTCCCGCCGACCGTGTCGTCCACCGCGGTGGCCGCCGCGATTGCGCTGATCATCGACCTTGAGCTTGTCGATCGCCACGGCGCTACCGTCCGCGCGCACGACCTTGGCGCTGGCGGGGAAGCTGTGGCGGCCGCCGGATCGTCCCTGGCTCGGCCGACTCGCCGGGATGGTCGTGCTCGTGACGGCGGACCCAGTTCCGCAGCGTCTCCGGGTTGACATCCAATTCTTTGGCGACATGCGCGATCGGCCGGTTCGACTCACGCACGAGCCGGACCGCCTCCTCACAAAACTCTGGGGTGAAAGAACTAATCCGTGCCACTACCTTTTCCCTCGTCTCCGTGTCAGGGGCTATCCTATTGGGTCCCTGTCCGAGAAACTCCGGGCACCTCAGGTAGTACAAACATCAAGCCTCATTCTTGATCGATCCCTAACGCCGCCTTCTCGTCACCCGCAGGCGTGTTTTCGATCCAGAACAGATCACCGGGAAGAACAGGATACGTGACTAATCCAAGCTTGATATCAATACGCGATTCCACTTCTAGAACCGATCCAGGCCAAGCTTCGAATCGGTCGCCCACAGTGTCGCCGACGCGGATTAGCCCATCGCGAAGTAGCTCCTTTACTGCCCTGATCCCAAGAGGCAGGGCCTCCCGTTCTTGCCGAGCCAACCACTCATCACGAGCTAAGGCGAGAGCTCCGACTGATAGACGATCGTCCTCAGGGTAACCATCCTGGACATGGTCGCCATACAAGGCTTCACGTGCAAAAGCAGCGATGTCAGCAACGTGGATCCAATCGTCGCTCCCGCAGGTCAGGATCTCTCGCTTGATGTACGCAACCCTAGGGTCCATCGATGTGCACCTTCCTCGGTCTGGTGACGCCGGGGAATCGATATCGACTGAGCCCTTTTCATCGTGGTGGGGATGTGTTGGGCCGCTGGGGATCGAGACGGGTTCGTGACCGAGAGGGGCGTGTCGCGGTCGGGGATGTAGCGAAGCCCTTGCTATGACGGCGATCGACCAAGATCTGCTGTCGTCAGCAAGGGCTTCTTCATGTTGTTTTACCGTGCCGCGCTGCCGTTGTCATCTCAGACCCTGACCTTCGTGTCTGGACTCATCCGCCGCCATCGTCGGCAACTCGGCTCGCGGTGGCGGGCGCTGGATGCGGGGCAACAGGCGCTGCTGGTGCTGGTGTATCTGCGCAAAGGTGAACCGTTCACGCAGGTCGGGGCGGGTTTCGAGGTGTCCACAGCCACCTGCTGGCGCTACGTCAACGAGACGGTGGAGCTGCTGGCCGACCGGGCACCGAAGCTGCAGGCGGCGCTGAAGACCGCGAGGCGGGCCGGCATGGCCTACGTGATCATCGACGGAACCCTGGTCCCGATCGATCGGGTGGCCGCCGACCGGCCGTTCTACTCCGGCAAGCACCGGATGCACGGGATGAACCTGCAGGTGATCTCGGCACCCGACGGGGCCATCCTGTGGGTGTCGGGTGCGTTGCCCGGCAGCGTGCACGACACCGCCGCCGCCCGCATCTGGAACATTCTCGCCGCGCTACGCCAGGCCGGGCTGATCGCCCTGGGCGACAAGGGCTATCACGGGATCGGCGAGCCGGTGATCACTCCGTACAAGGGCAAGGGTAAACCCGAGTCTCAGAAAGCTGCCAACCGGGCGCACGCGAGGCTGCGTGGCCCCGGCGAACGCGCCAACGCCCAGCTCAAAACCTGGCGCATCCTGCGCAAGCTACGCTCCAGCCCCCACCGCGCCGGCCGACTCGCCAAAGCCATCCACGTCCTTCAAGACCACGAACTCGCAGCAGGATGAAAAAGGCTCACTGTTGCGCCACCTGAAGTAGATCCGTTTCGCAATCCGACAACGGTCCCGTCCTGCAGTCGAACCATCGTTCCGTCGTAGCCATTAGGCATGATATCGGTCCCACCTTGCGACCACTTCTTGCCAACCGTCCTTACCGTTGACTGTTTTCCAGGATTGAGATCCTTCAGATCGTCGGCGATGGAGTCATTTCGCTCCGTTATGCGCTTCGGGCAGTGGACGATCGGGCAGACCTGGCCCGAAGCCGTCGTCCAAACATGCGTGATCCACCTGCTGCGAGCCAGTTTCCGGTATGCCGGCCGGCAGCACTGGGACGCGATCGCCAAGGCGCTGAAACCGGTCTACACCGCGGCGACCGAAGCCGCGGCCCAGGCACGCTTCGACGAGTTCACCGAGGTATGGGGGGCCAAGTATCCGGCGATCGTCAGGCTGTGGCACACCAGTTGGGCGGAGTTCGTGCCGTTCCTCACGTTCGACGCCGAGATCCGCACGATCGTGTGCTCGACCAACGCGATCGAGTCGGTCATTGCGTCTACCTCGCGGTGATGAGTCTGGACCCGACCGGCCAGGGCCGCAAACGCTGGACGGCTCGCTGGAAACCCGCCCTCAACGCTTTCGAGATCACCTTCGAAGGCCGCCTCGCAGCAGCACGGCGGTAAACCTCAACAACCCGAGTTACACCGTTCGTTTGACAGACCCCGACCCGGAGTACGAGACGTTCCCGCAGCTGATGCAGGTGCAGCTACCCGGTGTGCAGATCCTGGCCGACCCCCGGCACACGGTGAAACTGGACAGCGCACCGAAAGCCGCCTTGTGGCGGCGCCGAACACTCCAGGTGTTACGCACGTTGTCCGCCTATGTGCAGGCCAAACACGCCGCGCGAGCCGATGGCCGGCCGGCGGGAGCAGACCTGGCAACCCTGTTCAGCTTCGTGCGCTCGCAACAGCCCGGCGCGCTGATCAGCATGCGCGGCGTCGCACCGCGCGAGTCCGATGCCGTCGTGAACACGCCACGGCTTGCCGCGCACCGCTACTTCCCGGTACCGCCAGAAGTGGACCCGACCGGAACACTGATGTACGTCGCGCACATCGCCATCGGCTCCGGCCGCAACCTCGCCCCCCGCCTGTACTTCCACGACGACACCGACGGCCCCACCGGCCAGCTCTACGTCGGCTACATCGGCCCCCACCTACCCAACACCCACACATCCTGATCCTGCCCTTCGAGTCAGGACGACGATGCTGGGATGAGCGCGGTCATGCTCACCCCAGCATCCATTTGGCCGCCTATCCGAACCGACGCTGGTCGAGTCCACCGCCCCCGCTGAGGGTGGGGCCCACTGCACGCCGCTGACTCGGTCACCAATCTCATCGTCCACCACGGCCGGCAGTGCGACAGCAAACGGCACTTCCGGCGGTGCCAACCCGCGACAGTAGCCTGGCTAGCCGATCATTTCCCTCCGGCGGGCCGCCATGTCGAGCATCGATCTGCTGTCCGATCAGCAGACGCCCGGGCCGTCTGCGGCGTACCCAGACCGAAGGTCTAGACGAGTAAGTCCGGTCAGCCGAGATCTTGGGAACGAGGCCGAAGCTAGCGTGTTGGTGAGAAGCGCGGGAGGCCGTCGTGGATTATCGGTACAACTCGCCGCCTGGATGGCCGACACCACCGCCTGGCTGGCGACCACCGCCCGGCTGGCATTCTGATCCTCGATGGCCCGCACCGCCCCCGGGCTGGCAGTTCTGGATCCCGGTACGTCCAGACACAGCTGAGGCGGCAGCGCCCGAAAGCATTGCAGCGGTCCAGGAGACTCCCGCACCGATCGGCAGCGACCGGCAGGATGAACCGCCGCGCCGACTCGGCACCAGGAAGCGGCTGCGCGTTGCCGAGGAACGAAACAGCGACCTCATTGGTCAGGTAGCAAGTTTGACCGATGAGGTCGGTGTGCTCCGGGCACGCGTCGACCAACTGCGGGGCATGGACGCGGTGGCGCTGGAGGCCGAGACGGAGCGAGCCCGCGCGGAACTTGCGACGGTTCGGGGACAGATTGACGAAGAACGTCAGCAGGCTGACGAGCGGATACGACAACTACATCGCAAGGCCGAAGCTGACCGCGGCGCGGCGCAGGAATCGCTGCGCGACCTTCAGCGACAAAACCAGCTCGCGGCAGCGCAGCTTGCTCAGCTCCGAGCGCAGGTCGTAGAGACACAGGATGTGGCGATGCTGCAGGAGGCGGGGCTCTACGAGTTCCGGCATCGTCTGGCGGATGCCGTCGCGTACAAGTCTCGGCTGGAAGATCTCCGGGACCAGATCAAAACTGCTGTACGGGCTGGCGAGGCGGTCGAGTCGGCGACGGGCTGGATGGTCAATGGGTCGGCCAGCCAGGGGCGCAAGATGCTACGCGAGACCACGAAGCTGATGTTGCGCGCCTACAACGCGGAGGCCGATGCCTGCCTACGCACCATGCGCCCGCATCGCCTCGCCTCGTGCACAGACCGCCTCAGCAAGGCACGCGACACGATCGCCCGTCTCGGCTCGACGATGAACATCCACATCACCGAGCACTACCACCAGCTCCGCATCACCGAGCTCGAGCTGACCTCCGACTACCTCGCACAGGTGGAAGAAGAAAAGGAACGAGTCCGCGCTGAACGTGAGGCCGCCCGCGACGAGGCGGCGCTACGCCGCGAGATCGAACGCGAGAAAGCGAAGCTTGCCAAGGAAGACGCGCACTGGGCGAACGTTCAGGAACGAATGCATGCCGCGGGCGACACGATCGGGTTGTCCGAGGCCGAGGCTCGACGAGCGGAGATCGCGGAAGCGCTGGAGGATGTCGAGGCGCGAGCAGCGAATGTCCGTACCGGCTGGGTGTATGTCATCTCCAACATCGGCGCCTTCGGCCAGCGCATGGTCAAGATCGGCATGACACGCAGGCTGGACCCGACCGAGCGGGTCCGCGAGCTCGGAGATGCGTCCGTACCGTTCAAGTTCGACATCCACGCACTGATCTTCAGCTCGGATGCCGTCACCCTGGAGACCCGCCTGCACCAGGAACTCGCTCACCGCCGGGTCAATCAGGTCAACCTGCGACGAGAGTTCTTCTACGCCACCCCAGCCGAGGTGCGTGACCTGTTACAACGCATCGACGGGCAACATCTCCTGGACTTCACCGAAGACTGCGAAGCATCAGAATGGCGCGCAAGCCAACAAGCCGCAGCCGGGACGGAGTCTGCTCAGGGCTATCCGTCGGTGGCCGTGGGGTAGCACGCTCGCTGAAGTGGGTGGGCCGAGTAACCGGCTGGACCAGACCGCCAGCCCGGATCGCCTCGGCCACAGTCACAGGGCGGATCGCTGGGCTGAGCGTACGGCGAAAGTGGCACGAGGCTGAGATGGTCCCGGTGGGGGTTGGTGAGTGCTGCTGGACCGTGTGGATCTTGGTCCTATTCCCGGACCGGCCTTAAGTTCGATGAGTGGCGAAACGTGCGTTGGTGTGCGAGCACTGCGGTCGGCCGATGCCGTTGTTGAAGCGTTCAACCGCATTGTGGTGCTCCGATCGGTGTCGCGCGCGGGCATGGCGGCTGCAGGCTGCCCGCAACGTGCACACACCTAGAGACACAGCCTCGTGCCCAGAGTGCGGCGATTCGTGGCTACGGTCGGCGCACCGTTCAGACAAGCGGTTCTGTAGTCGCTCATGCGCGAAGAAGGCGGCCAGGAAACGGACTGACCAGTCGAGAGAACGGTAGCGCGTACGGTTTCTCGTACATTGACCTGCCTAAATGCCCGGCGAGGCTGTCAGCGGGGATGCGGAGCGCCGGAAACCGCATATCGTCCCGCTATCCTTGAAGGGCATGAGGCCGCACCTCTCGCGGCGCTCTCCCCTTCGGCATGAGCCCGACGATCGCGTCCTTCCAGCAACGCCAACGGCCTCGCAGGTCAAATGTCGGCAAACCCTGGGCAGTCCCGAACGCCAACCCCCGCCCGTTCGTCTGGATCGCCACCGCACGGTGAGATCCTCGCGAAGGTTCGCCTCGTCCATACCGGCGCCAACAGACTCACGAGACACTAGACCTGCTCAACGTCTATCAGTTTGAAGTACTCATCGAGCAGGTCGAACAGGATCGTCACGGCCTGTTTATCCTGTTCAGGCGTGAAGTAGCGAAGGTCCGGCAGTGAACCGTCCTCGTATATCTCGCATAGCACGAGGTGCGGCCAGTAAAGCTCAGGTCGCCCTTTCCCGCGAGGAACAAGCCAACCGTGAAACGACTTAAGGACGCT
This genomic interval carries:
- a CDS encoding VOC family protein, yielding MTVELNHTIVPVHDKEEGAAFLTAILGLEPPQHVGPFVCVRTSNGVCLDYDDRWEVVSHHYCFLVSDDAFDAAFARIVAADLAYNGAPNGSLPGEIYHSKTGGRGVYFSDPDGHLMELLTVDVFGRTAATTRDTSQ
- a CDS encoding transposase — its product is MARISSFTPEFCEEAVRLVRESNRPIAHVAKELDVNPETLRNWVRRHEHDHPGESAEPGTIRRPPQLPRQRQGRARGR
- a CDS encoding IS5/IS1182 family transposase, whose translation is MLFYRAALPLSSQTLTFVSGLIRRHRRQLGSRWRALDAGQQALLVLVYLRKGEPFTQVGAGFEVSTATCWRYVNETVELLADRAPKLQAALKTARRAGMAYVIIDGTLVPIDRVAADRPFYSGKHRMHGMNLQVISAPDGAILWVSGALPGSVHDTAAARIWNILAALRQAGLIALGDKGYHGIGEPVITPYKGKGKPESQKAANRAHARLRGPGERANAQLKTWRILRKLRSSPHRAGRLAKAIHVLQDHELAAG
- a CDS encoding DUF4041 domain-containing protein, translating into MTDEVGVLRARVDQLRGMDAVALEAETERARAELATVRGQIDEERQQADERIRQLHRKAEADRGAAQESLRDLQRQNQLAAAQLAQLRAQVVETQDVAMLQEAGLYEFRHRLADAVAYKSRLEDLRDQIKTAVRAGEAVESATGWMVNGSASQGRKMLRETTKLMLRAYNAEADACLRTMRPHRLASCTDRLSKARDTIARLGSTMNIHITEHYHQLRITELELTSDYLAQVEEEKERVRAEREAARDEAALRREIEREKAKLAKEDAHWANVQERMHAAGDTIGLSEAEARRAEIAEALEDVEARAANVRTGWVYVISNIGAFGQRMVKIGMTRRLDPTERVRELGDASVPFKFDIHALIFSSDAVTLETRLHQELAHRRVNQVNLRREFFYATPAEVRDLLQRIDGQHLLDFTEDCEASEWRASQQAAAGTESAQGYPSVAVG